A stretch of the Odontesthes bonariensis isolate fOdoBon6 chromosome 5, fOdoBon6.hap1, whole genome shotgun sequence genome encodes the following:
- the LOC142380526 gene encoding uncharacterized protein LOC142380526 yields the protein MAFRSGDRQEQRRVQRELKETLRTCRDNYRRKLESKLEQNCVRDVWTGMKHITGMKGKDTQTSGSLDRANQFNQFFNRFSSPPATPLSPPSPHTSTLSQGLVTTGQVKRQLDRLHQGKAAGPDGITPWILRTCASQLSPVLVHLYNLSLSQERVPLLWKTSHVVPVPKKSRPSDPEDYRPVALTSHVMKVMERLVLAQLRPQNHLRLNVSKTREMVMDFRRKKKTPSQPLKIKGEVVEEVEDYKYLGVVIDNRLDWASNTDAVCKKGMSRLYFLRKLRSFNVCSRMLETFYHSVVAGAIFFAAVCWGSSIRASDSNRLDKIIRKAGSVLGQKLESLETVVERRTRKKLLSIMDNKQHPLHHTVDRQRSTFSHRLLQLRCRRDRYRKSFLPHAITLYNNS from the exons ATGGCTTTCAGGTCTGGAgacagacaggagcagaggagagtGCAGCGGGAACTCAAAGAGACACTGAGGACATGCAGGGACAACtacaggaggaagctggagtccaAACTCGAGCAGAACTGTGTGAGAGATGTGTGGACTGGAATGAAACACATAACTGGGATGAAGGGGAAGGACACGCAGACATCAGGGAGTCTGGACAGGGCAAACCAGTTTAACCAGTTTTTCAACAGGTTTAGCTCACCTCCTGCCACCCCCCTGTCACCCCCATCCCCCCACACATCCACACTGTCCCAA gggctggTGACTACAGGCCAGGTTAAGAGGCAGCTGGATAGACTACATCAGGGGAAGGCTGCAGGCCCTGACGGCATCACACCATGGATCCTGAGGACCTGTGCCAGCCAGCTGTCTCCTGTACTGGTACATCTGTACAACCTGAGCTTGAGTCAGGAGAGAGTCCCGTTGCTGTGGAAGACGTCACACGTGGTTCCTGTCCCCAAGAAGTCGAGGCCATCTGACCCAGAGGACTACAGACCGGTCGCTCTCACATCTCATGTGATGAAGGTCATGGAGAGACTGGTCCTAGCCCAGCTGAGGCCTCAG AATCACCTGAGGCTGAACGTCAGcaagaccagagagatggtgatggacttcaggaggaagaagaagacgccttCACAGCCACTGAAGATCAAGGGGGAGGTGGTGGAAGAGGTTGAGGACTACAAATACCTGGGAGTGGTGAtcgacaacagactggactgggcaTCCAACACTGACGCTGTGTGCAAGAAGGGGATGAGCAGACTTTATTTCCtaaggaagctgagatccttcaatGTGTGCAGCAGGATGTTGGAGACCTTCTACCACAGTGTTGTTGCCGGTGCCATcttctttgctgctgtgtgttggggaagcagcatcagagccagcgactctAACAGGCTGGACAAAATCATAAGGAAAGCTGGCTCTGTACTCGGACAAAAATTAGAGTCACTGGAAaccgtggtggagaggaggacacggaagaagctgttatccatcatggacaacaaacagcaccctctccatcacacagtggacagacagcggagcaccttctcacacagactgcttcagctccgctgtcgaagggacagatacaggaaatctttcctgccacatgccatcaCCCTGTACAATAACAGTTAA